The genomic window GAGCATGGGCGTTGATTACAGGCAGGTTGAAGGTAAAAATGTACCACTGTACTCATCCGCCCAGCCGGCCTGTGGTCTCGATGAGATGCATGGCGTAGCACAACATGACGGTGCCCCGCATTTTAACGACGCAGGGTTCCCGCGTTTGATCTTACCTCCGAAACCCGATCGGCTGCCCGACGGTAACCGACATCATGCTCAATGTGTGGAATGGCGCATCATTCAGCTGTCGGATTCCAGTGCGCCTTCTCAATAAGATATGAAGTCAAGTCCACCTCTCTGAAACCTCGTGTGAACAAGTGGAAGCGGGGGCCGCAGATACAAGCGGGGAAGGCTTGTCCCTGCTCGTCGAAGAGCTTGGAAGTGGACCCTTACGCCGTGCACATAGACGCTGCAACTCGCGTCTTCCCAGACGTCGGCGCTAGATGCCGGCCGCTAGGCAAGCGATACGGGTGGCTGTGATTGTCCTTGCGCTTCTCCTCCCTCACTGGTTCCTTCACGTCCTGCTTCATTCACGTCCTGCTTCCCGTCGGCCATATAGGTGTTGCTGGAGTCCATGCCATCTCGGGATTTTCAGGTGCTTGTTGTGCAATGGCTCCATTTCTAGTGAATGTGCAGGAGTGACCGTCACGTACGGCCATAGGTGGTAGAAAACTCGGGATCCCGTCCGCTCTCCCCTAGATAAGCTACCAACCGCCGGATTAGTAGTTGGGTCGGTGACGACCAGCGAATCCCCGGTGCTGtacgttttttttttttttttttttttttgcgcCATTAAAAGCTTCTTCCGCCCCGTCATGGACATGTCCTGTTCCGCAAAGGCCTGGCATTGCAGAGTTGGGACGTCAGTATCCGTAACTTGAGCTAAAGCGTTAGGTTGTCTCCGACGCACAGATGAATGACCAGCAGGCCGGAAGAAGAATTGTTGCATAGGCTGACGAGCAACTGACTAAAAAGCGACGAAATTCAGACGGTTGGTAAAAAAGCAGCAGGGATTTCCGGTCTGATGGCCGCAGAGACTGCTCGGCCAGCACTTTCAAGCCGCGGCAAGGCACAAAAATTCGGGCCAATACTAGCCCGAGGCAATTGACACCACAATCCAGGGCGGCAAAGCAAGTAGCGCAAGGGATATGTAGGCCTCTCGGCAACCTGCGGTAATCAGGTCAAAACGCTTGGCCTCATCAGGGTCATGGATGAAGCGACCTGACTAGGTTGTAAGCCAGGAATAGACATGTTGCTAAAGCAGTGTCTATCGCGCTATGCTAGGGGTGTATCGGTGGGTAAGCACGCTCGCTCGTGTTCAAGTGTAGGCTGGCGTCGCGGAGCGTGGTGCGTCGGGTTAAGGAGGTGAGCAGGAGGTCGCAGACCTTAGGCTGCGTATATAGCTCCGACCCTAGGTGACGTGAGCACACTGACTACAGCTCATTTCTCCATTTACCCATCTGACCGAGGATGCGATGTGGCACCCGACTCAAGGTGGGCTTCTCAAACTGTGCCGTCTAGCTTCTGCCTGGAAAGCGGTCAGTTCCACGTCCCTCCTCTCTTCGGCTTCCTAGCAGCAATGCCCCTGCCAGGATGTGCTGTTGGCCGTGGCCATTCTTAGAGCTCACCAGGAGTCCCTGATGGTATAGGTATCGAAAGCTGACTTTCTTAGTACAGGTTGAGAAGTTGAAGCTAAGATAACAATGATACATTACATGACAACTAACGCGGTGTGAAAAGAAGACACCATGGCAGTCGCCAGGAAGACCAGCCATGTAGACGGCGTACAGTCAGGAACGACGTGTCTACTTGGAGGAGTGCCCCCGACGATTGTTGCAGCCATCCATCAGATACTCggggctgctgcgcgcccgAAGACGTGTCGGCCCGCCGCTCGTCTAATGGCCACACGCGGGTGAGTGGCTAACGGGTCTAGGTCGGGACGCACGGGTAGTACGGCTCGTTTGCGATCCCCTCGCTGCCGTGGATGCCGGCGGTGGACCACGCCCTCCTGGCCATGTCCACGCTGCAGACGGGCAGCCGGATGAAGCCAGGCGTCGTGATGTCCGAGTTGTAGAGGTCGCTGAACGTCACGCTGTTGGTGGGGTCTGCAACGGGGCCGCCGTTCTGCCTGCCATTCTGGATGTACGTGCGCACAGATCTAATAATAGGGGGCCGGTTGGTTAGTTTATGTTTGGGTCAATGACTGCCTTGCGGAAAAGATGAGACTCACCCAGCGATAAGGTCCTGCACTGTGATCCCTCCAAAGCGCGTGTTCCCGTCCAGCGAATCGAtacccggcggcgccgagaacATGTTGTCGCGGCACGTTACAGCCGTATCGGAAGAGCCGTCGCAGTCTTGGGAGGCGCCGGCGGGATTGACCAGGTAGTACAGCATGTTGTCCCAGCAGCCCCAGGTGGCGTGCATCGTGTCGGTGCTGAGGTCCCCGCCCATCGGGTCGACCGTGCCGCATGCGAACCCCGTGTCCATGACGAAGACGGCCTGGCCCGAGGCGTTCCAGACGGCCGGGATCGCATAGGCGAAAAAGACCTTCGTAACCATGGCGTTCAACGCCGACTGGGTGTCGTGCGAGGTACCATTAGGCATCGACTCCGGCGTGCCGTCTACGCTCCCGTCGATGAAGTTGCCGCCCGAAATCAAGGTTGTCAACATGCTGATGGACTCATCAGTGCCGTTGAACAAGGCACCCACCgctgcctccgccgccgcggcccagCCGGTGAGGACAGTGCCCAAGGTCGCGGAAAACTCAGCCTGCAACTCCGGAGACCATTTCGGACTGTGTGTAggcgcccgccgctggtTAGCGGCCGTATCATCTGGCGGATCGGGGACGAGGTGTCCAACTTCACTTACAATCCACCGTCATCGCTTCCTTGCTTCGCGATGCCGGTCATGCCCTGTGTGAGAAGTTCGGTAATCTGTTCCGTGTGATTCACGATCGTCTCTTGGCCTTTGAAAGCCGGAAGGGTCGCAATGTCTTGCGTAGCCAGTAAGTATGACTAAGTGATGTGGCAAAGGGAAATCGGGGGTTATTCAACACTTACAGCCCTCAAAAAATGGCTTAGCCACTGCTCCAACGCCGACGCTGAGGAGATCCAGTACGAAATCAAGCCAACGATCATCCTCAGGCGGAGGTACCGGGGCGAATTTGTTCTCGAAGTCCTGGAGCGCCGGGTCGATGGTGAGGGCTGCAGCCTCGATGATGGCCTGGTGGTAGCTCGCGTACATCTGCCAATGGGTTGTCCCCCTCCCCTTAGCTTGGCTGCGGCGCAAGATGGATAACTGCGTTGGCACTAGTGGCACATGGGGTGCGTACCTGGTGGATGCCTACTAGAGAGTTCCAGATCTCCCCGCTTGCTGGATTGTTGTTTAGACACCCACTGAGCTCCATGTGGTCGCAGTTGTTGGTTTCCGAAAAGGACCCGCACTCCACGTCCACATGGACACCGACGGTGAGCGCGACTGCCTCCGAGAACGTCTTCTTTTTTGCAGGCTCGTACGTTTGTTTCCACACCTTTATCACATCCATCCAAGCGTCATCGGCGTCCATCATGCTCCACCGCTGCGAGGGGGTATAGTCGGCTGCGTCCATGGAGTCGTCGTCGCACGTCAGCGAGGACCTGTTCAACAATGCGAATCAGTTCTGCCCTAATCGGGACATCGGGAGCAAGTCGGGAGTAGGAGAACTGTCTCGGGAGCAACTAAGAGCTACCCGAGACCGTAGTCGGCAAAAAAAGAGCTCGGGGTTGGACAAACCAGTTTCCATCCGGCGTCAGCCCCCTCAAGTTTGGGTCCTTCCCAGCCTTGAGCTCTAGAATAAGCTCAGAccaggaagaagaaggcggaggGGGCTCATCATGGAAGTCGTCGAGATCGGCGGCCCAGTCTGTCACGCCGCCCATGTTGAGCTGCCGGTACATGGAGGTGCGCATGCTCTTGACGCCGTCGCTCATCCAGCCCACCCATTGGACGTCGTCGTAGACGAGAatgttgctgttgctggccTCGTCGACGTAAGCCACGTTAACGCGTGTCGCATTGTTGAGGATAGCCTTGATCTCTGCGTTCGATATATagccggccgtggccgtgcaGGGACCGGGAAGCGCCATCGAGTTCGATCTGTCGCCCAGGTAGAAGCAATCCTGGGTGTAGCAGCCCGCGTCGGCCATCGCAAACGATCGTCCGTAGCTCGCCACGCCAACAACGACCTTGTTGGAGGGCACGCCTGCTTTGGTGATCTTGAGGGCGCGTGGTTCCGTTAGTGTCGGCAAACCTTGTCAAACGTGCTGGGGGTTCACCAACCATACTCAGAGCATTGATGGTCTCGGTCAGGTTGACGTGGCTGCGAAGGCAGTTGCCCTGGAGACACCCATCCTGAGACCAGCTGCCGCCCGCATCCCACTGCGCGCGTGTCCACGAATAAGAGGTTAGCGCTGGGTAGAGACGAcagaaaaaagaaaaaagaaagaaagaaaaagaaagaaagaaagaaagaaaaaggagaggTTAGTTTTCTACCTGGCCGTGAAGATCGTAGGTCATGAAAACGATGTAATCGAGGAATTTGCTCATCTGCGCGATGGGGAAGGCCTTGAGATACCAGTATGAGGCTGGGGCCGCAATCGAGACCGATTTGCCGGGCAGCAAGTTCTTCAGGACGACTAAGAAGGCCATGTAGTTGAGACCGCCGTCCTTATCATCCGGCGGGATGTCTGGGATGTCAGGGGCCTGGATCGGGTAGAACGGGGACAGGTCAGAACCGAATCAGCAGAAGCTGCGCTCCCTTTCCGTCAACTCACCCCAGGATATTCCCAGTCGATATCGACCCCATCAAGGTCGTTCGAGATGATAAAGTTGGCAATGTTCTTAGCCAGCGTCAGCCGGTTGGCGGACGTGACCCCCTGGCGGAAGATGGTGTAAGTGCTCGGGTCTGTCGAAAAATCCCAGCCGCCGATGGACAGGATTCTCGCCGGCCCTCGGATGCTCTTGAAGTTCTGAAACTCCCATTCCGTCAGGGAGTCCTGGAAGCGGACCTGGAAGTCCTCCGTAAGGCCAGCAAACGCAAAGTGCAGGTGAGTGTACTTGGACGTGTCGAGCTGCGAAGCGTCCTCGTAGAGGCAGGGCCGGCTAAGGCCGAACCCCTCGAAGTAGGCGATGCTCCGGAAGACAGCGGGCGGATCGCTGCGCACCACGTCGGTGCCGCAGTTGGAGATGCAGCCGTTCGTGCCGGGTTTGGCCGTCCCCGGGGCGCCGGTACTAGTGTTGGTACAGAACTCGGCCGTGGTGCCGCACTAGACATCCCCTTTTGGTGAGAATCTAGTATGAGAGAGGCGACGTATCGGGAAAGTGCACGAACCTGACCCCATATGTCACAGCATGCGTTGAGCGGACAAGGGTTGAGGGAACCGAGGTCTGttccggccggcggcgctgtggTACCCGGCACTTGGGGGCCGCATTGCGTGCCCTGGAGGGGAGCTGGCATGGGCGGGCTTCCAGAGCTCAGACAGATGATAGCGTTGCTCCAAAGCGTAGGACATCCCATCCAGCCCCAGGTTTGGCTGTTGAACGCGTCGAGTTCGTCGACTGTGAGGGAGTTCGCCGCGGCGATGCCTGCGCAGGTGTCGCCAGGCGCGACCGTATATGTGGCGCAGGATCCGTCCGGATTGGGCTTTGGTCTGAAGTCAGGCAGCGTCCCGTCCGAGCAGCAGACGTGCTGAAGTGGCTGCAGAGTTGAACAGAGGTCGGGTTGGGGATTGTACTTCATGAAGTCGGCGCCAGAGATGCCGCACTTCGAAGCCAACGAAGCACAACCGTCGCCCGAGACGACTTGAATGGTA from Thermothielavioides terrestris NRRL 8126 chromosome 1, complete sequence includes these protein-coding regions:
- a CDS encoding glycoside hydrolase family 18 protein (CAZy_ID 269683), whose amino-acid sequence is MLVLYAAGLITSAGFVSAQPPFGRSPFGASIPDVDPCPPGCSVAGPNPANWSVYHNLDQLQGCKYTLFYEFSLADGVIDDPNTPHRIYACTSHGADWANLPNSTAGTIPAKHVAATYEIGWSSGGDPFAAAEIQILSKQMRQYLASGYGATKRAAILFARLGRGVVGLYIGKGLQNEGVGSVALKTLEDSIPSLSQEPVVASSLGMQLCKPGDDGDHIFGFIATSNASFAPVQEALKSWSNAECLSFEKTKNVSGLAFLVTPSAANTTAGNTTLSSTFGSRGLRSRRLSTRGDCRTIQVVSGDGCASLASKCGISGADFMKYNPQPDLCSTLQPLQHVCCSDGTLPDFRPKPNPDGSCATYTVAPGDTCAGIAAANSLTVDELDAFNSQTWGWMGCPTLWSNAIICLSSGSPPMPAPLQGTQCGPQVPGTTAPPAGTDLGSLNPCPLNACCDIWGQCGTTAEFCTNTSTGAPGTAKPGTNGCISNCGTDVVRSDPPAVFRSIAYFEGFGLSRPCLYEDASQLDTSKYTHLHFAFAGLTEDFQVRFQDSLTEWEFQNFKSIRGPARILSIGGWDFSTDPSTYTIFRQGVTSANRLTLAKNIANFIISNDLDGVDIDWEYPGAPDIPDIPPDDKDGGLNYMAFLVVLKNLLPGKSVSIAAPASYWYLKAFPIAQMSKFLDYIVFMTYDLHGQWDAGGSWSQDGCLQGNCLRSHVNLTETINALSMITKAGVPSNKVVVGVASYGRSFAMADAGCYTQDCFYLGDRSNSMALPGPCTATAGYISNAEIKAILNNATRVNVAYVDEASNSNILVYDDVQWVGWMSDGVKSMRTSMYRQLNMGGVTDWAADLDDFHDEPPPPSSSWSELILELKAGKDPNLRGLTPDGNWSSLTCDDDSMDAADYTPSQRWSMMDADDAWMDVIKVWKQTYEPAKKKTFSEAVALTVGVHVDVECGSFSETNNCDHMELSGCLNNNPASGEIWNSLVGIHQMYASYHQAIIEAAALTIDPALQDFENKFAPVPPPEDDRWLDFVLDLLSVGVGAVAKPFFEGYIATLPAFKGQETIVNHTEQITELLTQGMTGIAKQGSDDGGFPKWSPELQAEFSATLGTVLTGWAAAAEAAVGALFNGTDESISMLTTLISGGNFIDGSVDGTPESMPNGTSHDTQSALNAMVTKVFFAYAIPAVWNASGQAVFVMDTGFACGTVDPMGGDLSTDTMHATWGCWDNMLYYLVNPAGASQDCDGSSDTAVTCRDNMFSAPPGIDSLDGNTRFGGITVQDLIAGSVRTYIQNGRQNGGPVADPTNSVTFSDLYNSDITTPGFIRLPVCSVDMARRAWSTAGIHGSEGIANEPYYPRAAGRHVFGRAAAPSI